In a single window of the Osmerus eperlanus chromosome 2, fOsmEpe2.1, whole genome shotgun sequence genome:
- the LOC134035080 gene encoding histone acetyltransferase p300-like produces the protein MKNVLNHMTHCQAGKSCQVAHCASSRQIISHWKNCTRHDCPVCLPLKNAGDKRNQQSLLSSAGVSLGSLGTVPGGQPSTPNLNPPSQIDPSSIKRAYAALGLTYQGNQMPQQPPQGNMANQGLPGQPGMRSLNTMGGNPMGVNGGVQQPNQQSNLLPDAMLHNSMNAQSLMNDSGVGSLGSMPTATPPSAAGMRKSWHEDITQDLRNHLVHKLVQAIFPTPDPAALKDRRMENLVAYARKVEGDMYESANSRDEYYHLLAKEIYKIQNELEEKRKTRLQKQDMS, from the exons ATGAAGAACGTCCTCAACCACATGACCCACTGCCAGGCCGGCAAGTCCTGCCAGG TGGCGCACTGTGCCTCATCCAGACAGATCATCTCCCATTGGAAGAACTGCACGCGACACGACTGTCCTGTCTGCCTTCCGCTAAAGAACGCTGGAGACAAGCGGAACCAGCAGT CCCTCCTAAGTAGTGCAGGGGTAAGCCTGGGCTCCCTCGGAACCGTACCTGGGGGCCAGCCCAGCACCCCCAACTTGAACCCCCCCAGCCAGATCGACCCCAGTTCCATCAAGCGGGCCTACGCAGCCCTGGGCCTCACCTACCAGGGCAACCAGATGCCTCAGCAGCCCCCCCAGGGCAACATGGCCAACCAGGGCCTGCCTGGCCAGCCTGGCATGAGGTCCCTCAACACCATGG GAGGGAACCCCATGGGAGTGAATGGTGGGGTGCAGCAGCCCAACCAACAGTCCAACCTGCTCCCAGACGCCATGCTGCACAACAGCATGAACGcacagag ttTGATGAATGACAGTGGGGTGGGCAGTCTGGGCTCCATGCCCACGGCAACCCCTCCTTCAGCAGCGGGCATGAGGAAGTCCTGGCATGAGGACATCACCCAGGACCTGCGCAACCACCTCGTCCATAAGCT TGTGCAGGCCATCTTCCCCACCCCGGACCCGGCTGCGCTGAAGGACCGGCGCATGGAGAACCTGGTGGCCTACgccaggaaggtggagggggacatGTACGAGTCAGCCAACAGCAGG GATGAGTACTACCACCTGTTAGCCAAGGAGATCTATAAGATCCAgaatgagctggaggagaagaggaagactcggctgcagaagcaggACATGAGTTGA